A single Pan troglodytes isolate AG18354 chromosome 19, NHGRI_mPanTro3-v2.0_pri, whole genome shotgun sequence DNA region contains:
- the LOC129137615 gene encoding CMT1A duplicated region transcript 15 protein-like protein — protein sequence MFSCCFPTSRGCCFRNGGSESLFRRCRRRLIPHPRRLWPFVRRRTQVPQDSPRQALAGQATPEIPSGLPLHIVLVQEEIREPTEAQTHAPGPYAEIGPLAAPAVKPKPAWEEPPPERALEVEGAPVKDQPSQELPKIMAPTVATGLNAGAENVAGERSGREGVTSTAPASRSHAAPSPGHGGKHGGGDQGIQTGLLYLAGERLLSFTRTTALLLQCLFIVLMLVGYISVQVVLKSIKRRLGRRVPAAPPALRRNLLLQAWMCVCNWASRLFALNVLPRTGS from the exons ATGTTCTCGTGTTGCTTCCCCACTTCGAGAGGTTGCTGCTTCAGGAATGGAGGGAGTGAGAGCCTTTTCCGACGATGCCGAAGAAGGCTCATCCCTCACCCCAGACGCCTGTGGCCCTTTGTAAGAAGGCGCACCCAGGTACCACAGGACAGCCCGAGGCAGGCCCTAGCAGGCCAGGCCACACCAGAGATCCCATCGGGGCTGCCTCTGCACATTGTCCTTGTCCAGGAGGAGATTCGGGAGCCCACGGAGGCACAGACACATG ctcctggTCCGTACGCAGAAATAGGACCACTTGCGGCACCAGCTGTCAAGCCAAAGCCAGCATGGGAAGAGCCCCCTCCAGAGAGAGCGCTGGAGGTGGAGGGAGCTCCAGTCAAGGACCAACCCAGCCAGGAGCTGCCTAAAATCATGGCACCTACTGTAGCCACTGGCCTTAATGCTGGAGCTGAAAACGTGGCTGGAGAGAGaagtgggagggagggggtgACAAGCACAGCCCCAGCCAGCAGATCCCATGCTGCCCCTagtcctgggcatggtggcaaacatgGAGGCGGAGACCAGGGTATTCAGACTGGACTCCTGTACCTCGCTGGAGAGAGGCTTCTCTCATTCACTAGAACCACAGCCCTGCTGCTGCAGTGCCTGTTTATTGTGCTAATGCTGGTGGGGTATATCTCTGTGCAGGTGGTGCTCAAGAGCATTAAAAGAAGGCTGGGAAGAAGAGTTCCAGCAGCTCCTCCTGCTCTCAGACGCAATCTTCTCCTCCAGGCATGGATGTGTGTCTGCAACTGGGCATCCAGGCTGTTTGCCCTTAATGTGCTGCCCCGAACGGGCTCTTAG